The genome window GCGATGCCGTAGTCGTTCAGACAGCCCTCCAGGGCCCAGGACAGGCCCTCGTGGGTGTCGGTGCCGGTGTAGCCGAGGAAGGGCGAGGTGGCCATGCCCTTGCGGCCGACGCCCGCCGACGGCGGGACGACCGTGGCGTTCTTCAGGGCCGCCTCGTACGCCGACTTCGCGTCGAAGTCGACTCCCTTGACGTATGCGTCCGCGAACGCCACGTCCGAGGAGGTGCCGGTCATCAGGTCCGCGTAGCCGGGGGAGGACCACCGGGAGGTCCAGCCGCCGTCCTTGTACTGCTGCACGAACCCGTCGACCATTTCCCCCGCCTGACCGGGCGTCAGCAGCGAGTACGCGGGCCAGGTCGTCCGATAGGTGTCCCAGAAGCCGTTGTTGACGTACACCTTGCCGTCGACGATCTTCGCGCCCGTGTGGGTCGGGGTGTCCGGGCCGGTCATGGGGGAGAAGGGAGAAGCGTACTTGTACGTCGAACCGACCTTCTCGAAACCGGAGTTGGGGTACAGATACAGCCGGTAGAGGCTGGAGTACAGCGTGGTCAGCTGGTCGGGGGTCGCGCCCTCGACCTCCACCTTGCCGAGTACGCGGTCCCACTGCGCCCGCGCCCGGTCCTTCACCGTCTCGAAGGAGGTGCCCTCCGGGATCTCCTGGCGCAGGTTGTCCTTCGCCTGGTCGAGGCTGATGAGGGAGGTGGCGAGGCGGAGCGTCACCGCGCGGTCGTCGCCCGCGTCGAAGCGGAGGTGGCCCTTCACCCCGGCCGAGGCACCGTCCGTGACCGGGGCGTCGACGACCCCGTACACGAAGAGCCGGGTCGCGCCCGTCGACAGCCCCGACTTCACATCCGAGAATCCCGTGACGACCCCGGCCTCCTTGTCCAGGGTCAGCCCCGCCTGGTCCGTGACGTTGTCGAAGATCACGTTCGCGTCGTCGCCGGGATAGGTGAAGCGCAGCGCCGCCGCGTGGTCCGTGGGCGCCATCTCGGCCTTGACGCCGTTCTCGAAGCGCACCCCGTAGTAGTACGGCCGGGCCGTCTCGTTCTCGTGCCGGAACGCCAACGCCCGTGCCGTACGGCTCAGTTCGGGGGTCCCGGAGGCCGCCGAGGGCATCACCTGGAAGGTCTGCCGGTCGCCCATCCAGGGGCTCGGCTCATGACTCGCGCTGAACGCCTGGACGGTCGGCAGGTTGTCCGCGTTGTTGGCGCGGGCGTAGTCGTACAGCCAGCTCAGTGAGCCCGCGTTGGTCACCGGCGTCCAGAAGTTGAAGCCATGGGGCACCGCGGTCGCCGGGAAATTGTTGCCGCGGGAGAAACCGCCGCTGGAATTCGTTCCCCTGGTGGTCACCGCGTAGTCGGACAGATGCTTCTTCGGCGGCTCCGGCGCGCGGACGCGCAGCGTCACGTCGTCGAGCCAGCCGCGGAACCTCGCCGGGCCCTTCGGGGAGTCGTAGGCCACCAGGATCCGGTCCACGGTCCGTCCGGCCGCGACCGACCCGATCCGCGCGACCACGTCGTTCCACTGGTTGACGTACAGCACCTTCGCCGCGCCCTGGCCGCGCGGCGACAGCGGGAATCCGTGCTGGTCCGCGGCCCCCAGCTCGCTCAGCGAGGTGCCGTCGGTGAAGACCAGGTCGACCGCGACGTTCGTGGCGTCGTAGTCCAGATCACCGTCCGCCATCGACGGGAAGATCCGGTACGCCAGCTCGGTGTCCCGCTCGACGGCCACGTTCACGTCGAAGACCTTGTTGTACGAGTGGGCCCGGCCGTCCGCCGTGTGCCGGCCCGCGTATCTCAGGGCCCGCTTGCCGGTGAAGCCCGCGCCGGCCTTCGCGGTCGCCGAGCCGCTCGGGCCCCGGTCGACCAGCGACAGCATCTCCTTCGGCGCGGGTGCCTGCCCGCCGCC of Streptomyces phaeolivaceus contains these proteins:
- a CDS encoding GH92 family glycosyl hydrolase; its protein translation is MRHGRGSTAALGAAAFALVVASQGAAVALPDRPAAGEREFASSFEPDDPAPDWLSTVDTAPDGSPRASGVDGGYTTGIPGNITDHVTDVRASGENAGSGEVKENLVDGESGTKWLTFQPTGWAEFDLDRPTKVVTYALTSANDFETRDPKDWTLKGSTDGKEWKTLDTRSGESFGERFQTRSYDIPGDAAAEYRHYRLDITKNNGASMITQLADVQFSTGGGQAPAPKEMLSLVDRGPSGSATAKAGAGFTGKRALRYAGRHTADGRAHSYNKVFDVNVAVERDTELAYRIFPSMADGDLDYDATNVAVDLVFTDGTSLSELGAADQHGFPLSPRGQGAAKVLYVNQWNDVVARIGSVAAGRTVDRILVAYDSPKGPARFRGWLDDVTLRVRAPEPPKKHLSDYAVTTRGTNSSGGFSRGNNFPATAVPHGFNFWTPVTNAGSLSWLYDYARANNADNLPTVQAFSASHEPSPWMGDRQTFQVMPSAASGTPELSRTARALAFRHENETARPYYYGVRFENGVKAEMAPTDHAAALRFTYPGDDANVIFDNVTDQAGLTLDKEAGVVTGFSDVKSGLSTGATRLFVYGVVDAPVTDGASAGVKGHLRFDAGDDRAVTLRLATSLISLDQAKDNLRQEIPEGTSFETVKDRARAQWDRVLGKVEVEGATPDQLTTLYSSLYRLYLYPNSGFEKVGSTYKYASPFSPMTGPDTPTHTGAKIVDGKVYVNNGFWDTYRTTWPAYSLLTPGQAGEMVDGFVQQYKDGGWTSRWSSPGYADLMTGTSSDVAFADAYVKGVDFDAKSAYEAALKNATVVPPSAGVGRKGMATSPFLGYTGTDTHEGLSWALEGCLNDYGIARMGQALYRETGERRYQEESAYFLDRAQDYVQLFDDKAGFFQGRDGNGAWRVDSAKYDPRIWGHDYTETNGWGYAFTAPQDSKGLANLYGGRGGLAQKLDTYFSTPETASPEFVGSYGGVIHEMTEARDVRMGMYGHSNQVAHHAIYMYDAAGQPWKAQEKVREALSRLYTGSDIGQGYHGDEDNGEQSAWYLFSALGFYPLVMGSGEYAVGSPLFTKATVHLENGRDLVVEAPRNSAKNVYVQGLRVNGKAWTSTSLPHSLISRGGVLKFDMGPKPSRWGTGEQAAPVSITKGKRVPSPRSDAVEGDGALFDDTSSTKASVETVPLPTPARTKAVQYTLTSADRAEAPSGWTLQGSRDGTTWKTLDERSGESFTWDRQTRAFSVPAPKAYDHYRLVLDGTATLAEVELLS